Genomic window (Chionomys nivalis chromosome 7, mChiNiv1.1, whole genome shotgun sequence):
ACAGGAACTCTGTATAGAAACTTGGTGCTAATGGTTCTTGCTCGATCACAATGCcatttctgggaagaaaaagcgGTTGAAGGCTGCCTTTACCCTTCTAAGAGGAAACAAAATCTAATTTTGGTTCTAACTAGACATGGCTGCTGGCATGCCTGCTGGTGTTAGGTCTTCACTACTGACAGCAGCAGTAAAGACAGCTACCCCAGGAATCATAACATAGAAGACATTGTATCAGGAGCTGTCACAGTGCATCACCACACTGCAGAGTTAATCATCCCACAGGGAGCAGTGCTATCTCAGAAGGAAGGGCAGTACTTACTTAGGACTTACTTCTCCATGGGTTTAAATGCATCAAGGCATGTTCTTTCCATAAGCCTATGAGGCAAAAACTAGTATTTCTAAACTTTACTGAGGCAGAAAGGATACACAGAACTATGGTATTCTGACTCTCAGAGCACTGACTCTCACTATTCTCCAGGGTTCTAAATCTAAGAAGCAACAGGAGTCGAGGATGACATAGCATGAGGGAAGAGGCTGTGCAAGAATAAAAGCACATGTACCATCTAAACACGCAGCTGCAGCTAAGAGTAAGCATGCTAGCACAGCAGCCCAGGGAGACATAATAACCAATCCCTGCTGACAGTGAGCAAGGGAGAGCTTCTGCTACTGAGATCTTATAGCCTTTCAAAATGAGCTGTAAAGGAAGCTAAGGAACCaaagagaacattccagaaatgCTATGAGAGACCAGAGCAAATGTTGTCAGCTGTGTTTTTGCCATAGGATCTTTATACCTTTAATCTCTCCTGGGCTTGAACTGGTGTTAGTCCAGACTTCTGGATAAGGGCCCAGAACACTGTATTATAAAGATTATTGATGTGACCtgtgaggaaaacaaaataacatttaTGTATACTGAATCttagttatatataaatatatgttagtATGTTTTATAGTATCTGTACATTGTTTTATATATAGACTATTATTATTCTGTACATTGTTTTATATAGAGACTATATATGCCTCCAGGAACCCACAACCTAGCTTCTTTCCACTTTAAAGTACACAGATCTCAGAAAGATTTAGTGGCTTGCCCAGCCCACCtacacaggagacagacagggaAAGGGCTAGGTACGTAAGACTTATTCCCTGAAAACAGCTTCATGTGGTCATTTCAGTAATACTTTATGCAAATATGCCGACATGCGCATTCATTCTAGAGATATTTTCCAGCCTACTTGATTTATATTATTTCAGTTTCGTTCCCAATTTTTCTGGCAAAATAAAAACACGCAACTACAAGCCTCATTGtgtagtaatattttgtttatgttttaacatcagaatgcagagctaagccactagaggccaggcagtgttggcacacacttttaatccctcTGACTCGGGGGACAGAGGCAGTGGGGTCTGTTAGTtcaggccaccttgggctacacaagattgaatctgtctaagaaagaaacagagctcacacaaaggtgatgccagcacttgggaccccatgcctttaatcccagcactagggaggtagagacaggagtgatatgcctgggcggagagaggaaccTAAAgcaggaggagataggagctcagtGCCGTCTGAGGAGCAGTACAGTCTGAAGATGCAGTCTGGGGGCCAGTGCAGTCTAGGCAGTAAGTCtgaggacacagtctgaggacCGGATtgtccctttggtctgagcattggtagaagtaagaaactctctagtggctggctactctgcttctctgatctctcccctttcACTCCTTAatctctgactctgagtttttattattaagaccaactagaattcatgCTATATCAGTGTAGTCATGTAAGGCAGGCATCACAACACTGCTGGCACTGATGCTCTCAAAGTTCACAGATCAGTGGATTAACTCCAGGGAAATGGCTGGGAAGAGCAGGTACTGTGCAACTTATGACTtcacatgtatgtgtctctgtgtgtgtgtttcagagcgAAAAGGCAGCTGCCACCACGCAAGCTCTCATAAACTGAGTGCAAATGCAAGACTGCCTTATCTTCTGATTTTAAAAAGCTAACATGGATGGGAGAAATGGCTACATGGGTAAGAGTTCTTGCTGTGcaagccagaggacctgagtttggatcccacgtggagctgggcggtggtggtacatgtctttaatcctagcactcaggaggcagaggcagatggatctctgtgagttccaggccagcctggtctacaagaaagagctagttccaggacaggcaccaaagctacagagaaaccttgtctcaaaaaaaacaaataaataagtaaaataaaataaaaggcacatGCACCTGGAACCCCAGAGCTGTTGAGCtgttggagacaggaggatctctggggcatGCTAGGTGCCAGACTTGTTCCAGGAATAAAGCAGAGAAGAGTGACAGAGCAGTACATCCCACTTCTCCCTCTGGCTCTTGTAGAGGCAagcacacataagcacatacacatacactcatatacaaacatgcacatgcatgcacatgcgcacacgcatgcgcacactcAAGACtctattgaaaagaaaaactttttttgaATACTTGACTCTAAACAACACACCAGTGAGCAAACCTTGTATGAGACCCACGGCGTTAATGTACAGGTTTGGTAGTTTGACTTGAACTGTGCACACTGTGCCACTTACAGTCTGCCTGTCGCCAACTGAGGTAGTCCTTCAAGGTCTGGTTGCTAGGATACAACACAACTCTGCCATCAAATCCTGGTGGATACAGAAGTGGCTGATCCTCAAAGTAATCCCGCCAGTAGAACACATAGCTGGAGGCGAACTGGGAGGCCACGAGAGTCATGAACTTACTTGCAAATGCAAGACAGGTTgggtggaaaggaaaagaaagtgtttGATATTAATTCGACACCAAGATAGGACCCGTGGATGCAACAGAGAAAGTACACAAACTGTCCAACCACccagaagagaaaatatattcagctAAGAAAAACTACTAACATTTTGGCTATATGTTTTGAATGTAGTCTGCCTCTATTTAAGTTATTCActatcttagtcagggttactattactgcaatgaaacaccatgaccaaagcaacttgggcaagaaaagggtttatttggctcacacttccgtATCACTGttcattgaagaaagtcaggacagggactcatgCAGAgtaggaccctggaggcaggggctATGTAAAAGCCACGGAGGGGGTGCTgtttactgttttttgttttgttttttaattttatataccaacccacttcccctttcttcctagtttcccacccccacctccttccattccacccccagtccactcctTAGAGggtagcctgctttcttatagaacccaagaccgcCTAAAAGATCTGCGCCCTCCCCTATCAAccactaagaaaatgctctgcaGGCTTGCCTACGGTCGGGTCTTCTGGagggattttcttaattgaggttcattctcggatgactttagcttgggtcaaattgacataaaactatcaagcacattccaaatgtttctccatagccaggcgatggtggcgtacacctttaatcccagcacttgggaggcagaggcaggcggatctctgtgagtttgagaccagcctggtctacagagctagttccaggacaggctccaaagccacagagaaaccctgtctcgaaaaaccaaaaaaaaaaaaaaaaaaaaaaaaaagactttgtcgTTGTTGCTTTGGGGTTGGGTATTGTTTTCAGTCTCGGAAGAAGGGgaactgatatttttaaaacataccaATTCATCATATAATTTGATTCCTCTAAAAGTTTCATTCTACTACCAGATTAAATATCAAACTTATCTCCTTAGTTAAATGTTTAAGTAATAGTTTAATGGAAAAGAATGACACTGGCAAAGCTACCTATGAATCACTAATACTCTATTTTAATACTCTCTGTTTACAGTCTTATATATCCAATGTAGGTCAGTCTGGAAGTTGCACTGATGagatacagatgggaaacaatCAGATAAAGAAAGCATCTGAAAAATAGATAGCACAGGAATGCTCAGACCTCAATAGAAAGAAACAGTTAAAATAGGAAATGTGACCTCTGTAGATGCAACATCACCCAAAATCTTTAAGATCTCAGCTGTTGAGATAAAAAGAGGAGCAGGGAATGGGAAAAAACAACCCTAACAGAGGGCTGGTTTTAAAGCTAACCTGGCTAGCTGGACGGTGGtagcgcatacctttaatcccagcacttaggaagcagaggtaggtggatctctgtgagtgagttcgaggccagcctggtctacagagctagttcaggacaggctccaaagctacacagggaaaccctgtctcaaaacacaaaataaaaactcacCTGGCTCTTCTTTTAAACCAATTGCTTTTCCGCCTGAACACGAAGCTGTACTCATCACTCTGTCCATACGCGATCACGATGTCCTCCAGCTCTTCCATTACTGTCTGGGCACATTTGGTCATCAGCTGGAGAGCTCGGCTGTCATTAGGTTTTACAAAGTTGTGCTTCTCAGCAAACCTTCACAGATGAAAGAGAAGGGTACACATGGCGGAGACTTGGTCATTACCAACACCATCCATGGAGCAGTTAAGAGGGGGCGATGCCACAAGTGTGTTACTAGCTACAGCTGAACATAATTCCTTGAGAACTACAGCCCAGAGATGGAGAAACGCCCCAGTAGGTAAACTATCTTATAAATATGAAGGCTAAGTTCTATCACTGAAACACAAAAGGGGGGGTGGTTGGTGGCACAAGCTTGCAATTCCAATGCTGGGGAGGTAAAGGCAAGTGGATTCCTGGGGCCAAATGACCACCAGGCTAGAGTATTTGGTGAGTTCCAAGGAAGTTCcttgagagactctgtctcaaaaaagacaaagTGCACAGCTCTGAGGGGTGACACCCGAAAACTGATCACACgcttacatacacacagaggaaaaaaaattgcaagttttctttcttgctttaatCATCTGATAAAAGGGATACAATTACTAGGCTTTAATTGACTTTCCTGTGAAGTTCACCTTACTGGGTAAATAGAGACTATTACCTTATTAGTCCTGATGATTAAGAAATCAAAATGTATTTCTGCCTGGCTCTTATTAAGTACACAGTACACATTTTTATATCTATATGTAGTTATACAATTGTAAAAtgataataactaataataacgTAACCCTTTATTAATATTAAGTCCCCATCGGTTTACACTgtctccctctttttcctcctgaCTACATACAGTGCAGTCATCCTTGTTATCTGAAACTGACAGGGAGAAAGGAACATGCTGTCAATTCCTGCCCACCTCTAGGTTTACGGAGGCCTCTTAACAGTCCACAGAGATAACTGAACGGTTGCACATTTGACTGGAGTTCAAGTGCTGGCCCGGGATGTGACGTTTCCCTTCTCCCCCCGACAAAGTTCTTGCTTAAGAACTGGTTTCTTAACTGGTTTCTGCTTAAGTAGCACGGGCTCTTCACAGTAGCTGTACTACTGTGAAGCAGCTTTACAGTGGCTGGCTCCTTTTCAATATCAACTAGTTGGCAACAAAGTCTGACCGTAACAAGCCCTTCCGGTGACGCTCAATATTGAGTGCTCATTGGCTGCCGCGTTACCCCAGTAACTGGGAACCGCCCATTTCCCGGAAGTGCAGGCGCCGCACGCGGTCTCCCGCCCCGCCAGCTCACCGGTGGAAATTCCGGCCGTCCAGCCGCACCACAACCCAGCAGTGCGGCAAGCAGGTATCGTCAGCCTCAAAATCCCGCACGTACTCGAACTTGCTCTTGGCCATGGTCACCCCCAACCTCAGGCACCGTCTTAAAGTAACACAAGTAGCGGTAAAGCGACTGCCAAGCTCAGCAGCGCTGAAAGGCCACATTCCCCGTGGGGGGAAGCACTAGGCGGGCCCCACCCCGGAAGTTCCTGTCGCTGGTGGAGCCTCTCTAACCTTGGTGGAGGTTTCTCTCTCGACTGTCCCGTTTTCAACGCTGCAAGTTACTGAACTCGGCACTGTTGTCCGTGTCCGTGTCCCCGTCCCCCTCCCGCAACATATCTCTTTCACGAAGCTGTTTGTCATCAAGTTTAAAAGTGTAGTTGTGACTCTTTTTGTCTCGTATTTCTAGATAGCATTTGTAAATTACTAAATAGCGTTTATAAATTCCTTGCAAAAACTGAAATATACTAAATTATCACTTTAAAACTGTGGGTAGGATCTTCCAGATTCTTCCCGTTAAGTTTAAACAAGGAACATAAAAGAGAAATCAGTCTTCTGTACAATTTTGTATTTCTCCCAttggtcttgtttgttttctccttgctTTATTTACTGGTTGTTCTAAAGATGTGTGATTCAAACAAAGACAGTGCCAGCGAGACAGCTCAATCTATAAAAGTGTTTGATATCAAGTGTGATGACTTAAGTTTGGTCCCTGGAAGCCACATGGTGTGACTTTCCTTCCTCAGGCTTCCCAATAGCTAATACCAGAGACATGTTACTCTGCCATATACTACTAGGTGAATTTAAATTTTGTACTCATCAATATAAAGTAACTTTGCATGTGTATGAGTTTGTGTGCATCTGTTTATGTGCACGTGGAGATCAGAGGTGGACGTcgagtgtcttcctcagtccctCTCCCTCTTAATTTTTGAGGCTGTCATTCACTGATTCAGCTAAACTAGGTGGCCAGCAAGTTTTAGGGAgcctctcatctctgcctccttagtgttgagattacaggaatAAACATGTCCcactttttatgtgagtgtttgGGATTTGAACTAGGTTCTCTATGTTTTCCTGGCAAGcattttaattgctgagccatttacccagccttgaactcacggatcCCTTTCCAGCTTTGCCCACTGGCACAGAAGAAATATCGTCAGCTTTTGATTGCAGCGCCGCTCCTCTCCTCATTAGAGTAAATTTCTAGAAGACATGACTGCTTCCAAGTTAGTTGTATCACAGAAAACATAAAGTGAGACAGAGCCACATGTTTTGCCAGAAGGGAAAGAACTGCCTGAGTAATAGGAGGTGGGGACAAAAAACGAGCCTGTATGAGGAGGGCTCCACCAGGCAAGTTAGAGATGATCTGAGCATCAGTAGGAACTATGGTCATTGATGATGGTACGCGGAAAAGGCGAAAGCCCACAACACCATAACCTTACCcacaggaaagctttatttgatGGTGTCAGAGGTAATTATTA
Coding sequences:
- the Thg1l gene encoding probable tRNA(His) guanylyltransferase isoform X1 — its product is MWPFSAAELGSRFTATCVTLRRCLRLGVTMAKSKFEYVRDFEADDTCLPHCWVVVRLDGRNFHRFAEKHNFVKPNDSRALQLMTKCAQTVMEELEDIVIAYGQSDEYSFVFRRKSNWFKRRASKFMTLVASQFASSYVFYWRDYFEDQPLLYPPGFDGRVVLYPSNQTLKDYLSWRQADCHINNLYNTVFWALIQKSGLTPVQAQERLKGTLAGDKNEILFSQFHINYNDEPQMYRKGTVLVWQKVDEVRTQEVRLPAEMEGERMTVTRTRSRPVPLYCDLIGDAFWKEHPDILMGEN